A region of Actinomycetota bacterium DNA encodes the following proteins:
- the rplA gene encoding 50S ribosomal protein L1, with protein sequence MKRSKVYREAAEKIDADELYTPLAAVRLVKETTKSKFDPTVEISMRLGVDPRKADQMVRGTVNLPHGTGKTVRVLVFANAEKAEEARAAGADFVGSDDLIEKVRGGWTDFDAAVCTPDLMGKVGTLGKVLGPRGLMPNPKTGTVTMDVAKAVDDIKGGKIEFRVDKHSNLQFPIGKASFTEVQLVENYAAALDEVLRLKPSAAKGRYVRKAVLSSTMGPGIQVDPNRVKNLLSDDE encoded by the coding sequence ATGAAGCGCAGCAAGGTCTACCGCGAAGCGGCAGAGAAGATCGACGCGGATGAGCTCTACACGCCATTGGCTGCAGTGCGACTGGTGAAGGAGACCACCAAGTCGAAGTTCGATCCCACCGTTGAGATCTCCATGCGATTGGGTGTTGACCCTCGCAAGGCCGATCAGATGGTGCGTGGCACGGTGAATCTGCCCCATGGCACTGGCAAGACCGTTCGGGTCCTGGTGTTTGCCAATGCTGAAAAGGCAGAGGAAGCCCGCGCCGCAGGCGCCGACTTCGTCGGCTCAGATGACCTCATCGAGAAGGTACGCGGAGGTTGGACCGATTTCGATGCAGCAGTCTGCACCCCTGACCTCATGGGCAAGGTCGGCACTTTGGGCAAGGTGCTGGGACCTCGTGGTCTGATGCCCAACCCCAAGACCGGCACGGTCACTATGGATGTGGCCAAGGCTGTCGATGACATCAAGGGCGGCAAGATCGAGTTCCGCGTTGACAAGCACTCCAACCTGCAGTTCCCCATCGGCAAGGCTTCGTTCACCGAGGTGCAGCTGGTTGAGAATTACGCAGCTGCTCTCGACGAAGTACTTCGCTTGAAGCCTTCAGCAGCCAAGGGTCGCTACGTCCGCAAGGCCGTGTTGTCCTCGACGATGGGCCCTGGCATCCAGGTTGATCCCAACCGCGTCAAGAACCTGCTGTCTGACGACGAGTAG
- a CDS encoding pyridoxal phosphate-dependent aminotransferase, with product MTARVSARIAAITESATLAVDAKAKALKAAGRPVIGFGAGEPDFPTPDYIVAAAIKACSNPKWHRYTPAGGLPELKEAVAFKTRRDSGYEVTANQVLITNGGKQALYNAFATLLDPGDEVLLPAPYWTTYPESIRLAGGLPIEILTDETSGYRATIDQLEAARTARTKVLVFVSPSNPTGAVYSPAEVKAIGEWAVEHGIWVVTDEIYEHLVYGDAEFASMPALVPALADTCVVVNGVAKTYAMTGWRVGWMIGPADIVKAATNLQSHATSNVANVSQIAALAAVTGDLSAVAEMRAAFDRRRKLITGILDAIPGVTCPLPEGAFYVYPSVKALFGKSLRGQQLTSSAQLAGLILDEVEVAVVPGEAFGTPGYLRLSYATSDADITEGAARIAALLDELN from the coding sequence ATGACTGCACGCGTTTCTGCCCGCATTGCCGCAATCACCGAATCGGCCACTTTGGCCGTTGATGCAAAGGCCAAGGCCCTGAAGGCCGCCGGCCGTCCCGTCATTGGATTTGGTGCGGGCGAGCCGGATTTCCCGACTCCTGACTACATCGTTGCCGCGGCAATCAAGGCCTGTTCGAATCCGAAATGGCATCGCTACACACCTGCGGGCGGTCTGCCTGAGTTAAAAGAGGCTGTGGCATTCAAGACCAGGCGTGACTCTGGCTATGAGGTCACTGCGAATCAGGTTCTGATCACTAATGGTGGAAAGCAGGCGCTCTACAACGCCTTTGCCACATTGCTTGATCCAGGCGACGAAGTGCTGCTGCCCGCGCCCTACTGGACTACATACCCAGAATCCATTCGCTTGGCTGGTGGACTTCCGATTGAAATCCTGACCGATGAAACTTCCGGCTATCGCGCAACTATCGATCAACTGGAAGCTGCACGCACAGCGCGCACCAAGGTGCTCGTCTTCGTCTCGCCGTCGAACCCGACTGGCGCGGTCTACTCCCCCGCTGAGGTCAAAGCCATTGGCGAGTGGGCAGTCGAGCACGGCATTTGGGTTGTGACTGACGAGATCTACGAGCACCTCGTGTACGGCGATGCAGAGTTTGCATCGATGCCCGCACTCGTGCCTGCGCTCGCCGACACCTGTGTCGTCGTCAACGGTGTGGCCAAGACCTATGCCATGACCGGCTGGCGGGTGGGCTGGATGATCGGGCCTGCAGACATCGTGAAGGCAGCAACCAACCTTCAGTCACACGCAACATCAAACGTCGCCAACGTCTCGCAGATTGCTGCGCTCGCTGCAGTCACTGGCGATTTGTCGGCGGTTGCCGAAATGAGGGCGGCCTTTGACCGACGACGCAAATTGATCACCGGCATACTCGATGCGATTCCCGGAGTCACCTGTCCGCTGCCGGAGGGCGCGTTCTACGTGTATCCATCCGTCAAGGCACTGTTCGGCAAGAGCCTTCGCGGGCAGCAACTGACCTCGTCGGCACAACTTGCCGGGTTGATCTTGGACGAGGTAGAGGTTGCTGTTGTACCCGGCGAAGCCTTTGGCACTCCTGGATATCTGCGTCTGTCCTATGCCACCAGTGATGCCGACATCACTGAAGGCGCCGCCCGGATAGCCGCACTACTGGACGAGCTCAACTAG
- the rplJ gene encoding 50S ribosomal protein L10 — protein sequence MAKATKVATVTELAEHFRTSSAAVLTEYRGLSVAQLKELRRTLGPTVTYAVVKNTLTKIAAKDAGVTGLDDLLAGPSAIAFVTGDAVYAAKVIRNFAKDNVALVIKGGIMDGKVLDAADIQKIADLESREVLLSKLAGAMKAKQSHAVALFAAPLAKAARALGALQAKLEADPSAQAAPQTPVAEAPVAEAPAADEAVEAVAEEVVTPETQATEAAVEETTEG from the coding sequence ATGGCTAAAGCGACAAAGGTGGCAACCGTCACCGAGCTCGCCGAGCACTTCCGCACCTCCAGTGCTGCAGTGCTGACTGAATACCGTGGCCTCAGCGTTGCGCAGTTGAAAGAATTGCGTCGCACCCTGGGACCAACGGTGACCTACGCGGTCGTCAAGAACACTTTGACCAAGATCGCTGCCAAGGACGCTGGTGTCACTGGCCTGGATGATCTGCTGGCCGGACCGAGCGCAATCGCGTTCGTCACTGGCGATGCCGTTTATGCAGCCAAGGTCATTCGCAACTTTGCCAAGGACAACGTCGCTCTTGTGATCAAGGGCGGAATCATGGATGGCAAGGTGCTTGACGCCGCTGACATCCAGAAGATCGCCGATCTCGAATCGCGTGAGGTTCTGCTCTCCAAGCTTGCTGGCGCAATGAAGGCCAAGCAGTCCCACGCCGTCGCGCTGTTCGCAGCTCCACTGGCCAAGGCCGCCCGTGCTCTCGGTGCTTTGCAAGCCAAGCTTGAGGCGGATCCGTCCGCACAGGCTGCACCCCAGACTCCAGTAGCCGAGGCGCCAGTCGCCGAAGCACCAGCAGCCGACGAGGCTGTTGAGGCTGTTGCCGAAGAAGTTGTCACTCCCGAGACGCAGGCCACTGAGGCAGCTGTTGAGGAAACCACCGAGGGCTAA
- a CDS encoding HD domain-containing phosphohydrolase, protein MIELAQVPGWSDWRDLRSNEWQAVLKTTSALARSSTEEELLVSVCRAVVESGSAFLAVYWRPSSEIPGRFAIRASYGPVERLQKSHPEQAGGPNPNSPSGVCFTTGEIVYLPDAQHDANYPHDRDRAANANIKSLLAVPVRVYGVVNGVLTVYADEPLLFDEVASSLASTLCQELGLGLERLRNTAKLNDALEATIRALTSALEARDPYTAGHQAAVAVIAEQIAECLGLDAHEIQGIRLAALIHDIGKIGVPTELLLKPSLLRDPEMSLLQQHVIIGEEMLAGFDFPWPLKTAISQHHERLDGSGYPRGLHGDEISLAGRILAVADVADAMSRDRPYKPSIGQQATIEYLCSERGTLFDPAVVDCVVELARAGSLKS, encoded by the coding sequence ATGATTGAACTTGCGCAGGTGCCGGGGTGGTCAGATTGGCGCGACCTCCGGAGCAATGAGTGGCAGGCGGTGCTCAAGACAACCTCTGCATTGGCACGCTCCTCGACCGAAGAGGAACTCCTGGTATCGGTCTGCCGAGCAGTGGTTGAATCTGGAAGCGCATTCTTGGCTGTGTACTGGCGCCCTTCCAGCGAAATCCCAGGTCGATTTGCCATCCGGGCAAGTTATGGGCCTGTTGAGCGCCTCCAGAAATCCCATCCTGAGCAAGCAGGTGGGCCAAATCCGAATTCTCCAAGCGGTGTGTGCTTCACGACTGGCGAGATCGTCTATCTCCCTGACGCTCAGCACGACGCGAACTACCCCCATGATCGGGATCGGGCAGCCAATGCCAACATCAAATCTCTGCTTGCTGTACCAGTGCGCGTCTACGGGGTGGTCAATGGGGTGCTGACGGTCTATGCCGATGAGCCTCTCCTATTTGACGAAGTCGCCAGCAGCTTGGCGTCGACCTTGTGCCAAGAGCTCGGGCTAGGACTGGAACGGCTGCGAAACACAGCCAAGTTGAATGACGCCCTCGAAGCCACCATCCGCGCACTGACTTCCGCTCTGGAAGCACGGGATCCCTATACGGCTGGCCATCAAGCCGCAGTGGCCGTTATCGCAGAGCAGATTGCCGAGTGTTTAGGTTTGGATGCCCACGAGATCCAGGGCATCAGACTTGCCGCCCTCATCCATGACATCGGCAAGATCGGCGTTCCGACAGAACTGCTCTTGAAGCCCTCGCTCCTGCGCGATCCTGAAATGTCCCTCTTGCAGCAGCACGTCATCATTGGTGAAGAGATGCTCGCGGGCTTCGACTTTCCGTGGCCGCTGAAGACTGCAATCAGCCAGCATCATGAGCGCCTCGATGGTTCCGGCTATCCCCGCGGGCTGCATGGGGACGAGATTTCACTGGCTGGCCGGATCCTCGCCGTTGCGGACGTGGCAGATGCAATGTCTCGTGATCGTCCGTATAAGCCGAGCATCGGGCAGCAGGCGACGATTGAATACTTGTGTTCGGAGCGCGGCACGCTCTTCGATCCTGCGGTGGTCGACTGCGTCGTCGAGTTGGCGCGCGCGGGCAGCCTCAAGTCTTGA
- a CDS encoding cation diffusion facilitator family transporter: MSHELGATDHYTQVLKAEQRSLVLSLTAAGVMSVVGIAWGLAVSSQIILFDGAYGVIGVGLSALTLHASNLVKRGPSSRYPFGREALGPLVLGVQGLVLLGAFSFAVIDAIQIILDGGGQTELGAALVYAIIALIGSLAVYLVLRRMSTDSELVAAEAAQWAAAVLLGLAMLVGFSAAILLNDSQWAWFAGYVDPILVLVAAVLVAPTPIGMLRTTIRELLEGAPGADVAVPVRQGIAEVAAAHDLPDPQSVLIGKLGRKIYVEVDFLVVPDRWTLTDADRIRTELRDRLQAPGLSFWLNVELHTDPNWDTH; encoded by the coding sequence ATGTCACATGAGCTGGGAGCAACTGATCACTACACCCAGGTCCTGAAGGCCGAGCAGCGATCACTCGTCTTATCCCTTACAGCTGCCGGAGTGATGTCGGTCGTGGGCATCGCCTGGGGACTTGCAGTCTCCTCGCAGATCATCTTGTTCGACGGTGCCTACGGCGTCATCGGGGTGGGGCTCTCGGCGCTGACTCTGCACGCCTCAAATCTGGTGAAGCGCGGGCCTTCGAGCCGGTATCCCTTTGGGCGCGAGGCCCTTGGACCATTGGTGCTGGGTGTCCAGGGGCTTGTTCTGCTGGGAGCCTTCAGCTTCGCTGTGATCGATGCGATCCAGATCATTTTGGATGGCGGTGGACAGACCGAGCTCGGAGCTGCCCTCGTCTACGCAATCATCGCGTTGATTGGCTCGCTGGCGGTGTATCTCGTGCTTCGTCGGATGAGCACCGACTCAGAACTGGTTGCTGCCGAGGCGGCCCAGTGGGCGGCTGCGGTGCTTCTTGGGCTAGCGATGCTCGTCGGCTTCTCAGCAGCGATCCTGCTCAATGATTCGCAATGGGCCTGGTTCGCGGGCTACGTGGATCCGATTCTGGTGCTCGTCGCGGCGGTTCTGGTGGCACCAACCCCGATCGGCATGCTGCGCACCACGATTCGCGAGCTCCTTGAGGGGGCTCCAGGTGCCGATGTCGCAGTGCCAGTGCGCCAGGGGATCGCTGAAGTCGCGGCGGCCCATGATCTCCCGGATCCGCAGTCGGTGCTCATCGGCAAACTTGGTCGAAAGATCTACGTCGAGGTCGATTTCCTCGTGGTGCCGGATCGATGGACCCTCACAGATGCCGACCGCATCAGGACAGAACTTCGTGACAGATTGCAGGCACCGGGCTTGAGCTTCTGGCTCAATGTTGAACTGCATACCGACCCCAATTGGGACACCCACTAG
- the secE gene encoding preprotein translocase subunit SecE, translated as MTDTDGTLERSSSSPARPKKKNVFARLALFIRQVVAELRKVIWPTRKELIAYSTVVLVFVLFMAGFIAGLDFFFTKAVLFVFG; from the coding sequence ATGACGGACACGGATGGCACCCTCGAGCGCAGCTCGAGCAGTCCAGCGCGCCCAAAAAAGAAGAATGTCTTTGCCCGACTGGCGCTGTTCATTCGCCAGGTGGTCGCTGAGCTGCGCAAGGTCATCTGGCCCACGCGCAAGGAGCTCATCGCCTACTCGACCGTTGTTCTCGTGTTCGTACTCTTCATGGCAGGCTTCATCGCCGGCCTTGATTTCTTCTTCACCAAGGCTGTGCTGTTCGTCTTTGGATGA
- the rplL gene encoding 50S ribosomal protein L7/L12 — translation MAKLSTDDLLEAFKEMTLLELSEFVKLFEETFDVTAAAPVAVAATAAPAGGDAGGAAAEQDEFDVVLEVAGDNKIPVIKEVRALTSLGLKEAKDLVEAAPKAILEKVNKETAEKAKAQLESAGATVTIK, via the coding sequence ATGGCGAAGTTGAGCACCGATGATCTGCTTGAAGCATTCAAGGAGATGACCCTTCTCGAACTCTCAGAGTTCGTGAAATTGTTCGAAGAGACCTTTGATGTGACTGCAGCCGCACCGGTTGCCGTTGCAGCCACAGCAGCACCGGCCGGCGGCGACGCTGGCGGCGCAGCCGCCGAGCAGGACGAGTTCGATGTCGTCCTTGAGGTTGCTGGCGACAACAAGATTCCAGTCATCAAGGAGGTGCGCGCACTCACGAGCCTGGGTCTGAAGGAGGCCAAGGATCTCGTCGAGGCAGCTCCGAAGGCGATTCTTGAGAAGGTCAACAAGGAGACCGCTGAGAAGGCAAAGGCACAGCTCGAATCAGCTGGCGCCACCGTCACCATCAAGTAA
- the rplK gene encoding 50S ribosomal protein L11 has protein sequence MAPKKKVAGLIKLQIQAGAANPAPPVGPALGQHGVNIMEFCKAYNAATESQKGNVIPVEITVYEDRSFDFVLKTPPASRLILKAAGLEKGSGTPKTSKAGSITQDQVRQIAETKMPDLNANDIEAAMKIIEGTARQMGITVSA, from the coding sequence ATGGCACCGAAGAAGAAGGTCGCTGGCCTGATCAAGTTGCAAATTCAGGCAGGTGCAGCGAACCCCGCGCCGCCAGTGGGCCCAGCCCTTGGCCAGCACGGCGTCAACATCATGGAGTTCTGCAAGGCGTACAACGCTGCAACAGAATCCCAAAAAGGCAATGTGATCCCTGTTGAGATCACGGTCTACGAGGATCGTTCTTTCGATTTCGTCCTCAAGACACCGCCCGCCTCCCGTTTGATTCTCAAGGCCGCTGGTCTGGAGAAGGGCTCGGGAACTCCGAAGACTTCAAAGGCTGGCTCGATCACCCAAGATCAGGTCCGTCAGATTGCCGAGACCAAGATGCCTGACCTCAATGCCAATGACATTGAGGCCGCGATGAAGATCATCGAGGGCACCGCACGTCAAATGGGAATCACCGTTTCCGCGTAA
- the nusG gene encoding transcription termination/antitermination protein NusG: MSEQDLNEVVVQSDTDTDLVADVIEAELDAADAAVAEEATELLVEAIVVAEVEAEVGAEIEAEIEEEVDPIEEFREQMRRALGDWYVIHSYAGYENKVKQNLESRVNSLNMEDYIFQVEVPMEEVTEIKSGVRKQIKRNKFPGYVLVRLDLTDESWGAVRHTPGVTGFVGHGHQPSPLSVDEVTAILAPVPEKKSGATGGSGGASPSTPQITEIDFAVGDSVTVVDGPFATLHATISEINIEAQKVTGLVEIFGRETPVELAFSQVVKN, encoded by the coding sequence GTGTCCGAGCAGGACCTGAACGAAGTTGTAGTCCAGTCAGATACTGACACCGACCTCGTCGCTGACGTGATTGAGGCCGAGCTTGATGCTGCTGATGCAGCAGTGGCTGAAGAGGCGACTGAATTACTGGTCGAGGCGATTGTGGTGGCCGAGGTCGAGGCAGAAGTCGGAGCCGAGATTGAGGCCGAGATTGAAGAAGAAGTCGATCCGATCGAGGAGTTCCGCGAGCAGATGCGCCGCGCCCTTGGCGATTGGTATGTCATTCACTCCTACGCCGGCTACGAGAACAAGGTCAAGCAGAACCTCGAATCGCGCGTGAACTCCCTCAACATGGAGGACTACATCTTCCAGGTCGAGGTGCCGATGGAAGAGGTCACCGAGATCAAGAGCGGCGTGCGCAAGCAGATCAAGCGCAATAAGTTCCCGGGCTATGTCCTTGTTCGTCTTGATCTCACGGACGAATCCTGGGGAGCTGTTCGGCATACTCCGGGCGTCACCGGCTTTGTGGGCCACGGCCATCAGCCGTCACCGCTTTCAGTCGATGAGGTCACCGCGATCCTCGCTCCGGTACCTGAGAAGAAGTCCGGAGCCACAGGAGGTTCCGGTGGCGCTAGCCCGTCAACCCCACAGATCACCGAGATCGATTTCGCCGTCGGCGATTCGGTCACGGTCGTAGATGGACCGTTTGCCACCTTGCATGCGACCATCTCCGAAATCAATATCGAGGCGCAGAAGGTCACCGGCCTGGTGGAGATCTTCGGCCGCGAGACTCCGGTTGAACTCGCGTTCAGCCAGGTCGTGAAGAACTAG
- the rpoB gene encoding DNA-directed RNA polymerase subunit beta produces MAPTRTSSVTPLSPGLHRASFAKIREPLAAPDLLKLQTASFDWLLGGTEWQQVVREALAAGNHEIPQASGLTEIFEEISPIEDFAGAMSLSFRDHRFEPPKYTVEQCKDKDFTYSAPLFVTAEFMNNETGEIKSQTVFMGDFPLMTNKGTFIINGTERVVVSQLVRSPGVYFDRSVDKATDKDVFACKIIPSRGAWLEFEIDKKDLVAVRVDRKRKQPVTVLLKALGMNTEQIIERFGKYETFMATLEKDHIATQEDALLDIYRKLRPGEPPTLENARNLLDNFYFNPKRYDLAKVGRYKINKKLGLDQPLTQSVLTLEDVVQTIEYLVRLHASETTIEGPRGEVRCETDDIDHFGNRRLRTVGELIQNQIRTGLSRMERVVRERMTTQDVEAITPQTLINIRPVVASIKEFFGTSQLSQFMDQTNPLAGLTHKRRLSALGPGGLSRERAGFEVRDVHPSHYGRMCPIETPEGPNIGLIGSLSTYGRVNAFGFIETPYRKVINGRVSDDVDYLTADEEDLHVVAQANTTIDGNGKMLDDRVLVRRKGGEVDYILPQDVDYMDVSPRQLWSVATAMIPFLEHDDANRALMGSNMQRQAVPLLRSEAPLVGTGMEFRAAYDAGDIVTAQAAGVVTEVSADLVTVMQDDGEYMTYRIEKFHRSNQGTCFNQRPIVSANDRVEVGQVLADGPSTDLGEMALGKNLLVAFMSWEGHNYEDAIILNQRLVQDDVLSSIHIEEHEVDARDTKLGPEEITRDIPNVAEEVLADLDDRGIIRIGADVVPGDILVGKVTPKGETELTPEERLLRAIFGEKAREVRDTSLKVPHGESGKVIGVRVFDREEGDELPPGVNRLVRVYIAQKRKITEGDKLAGRHGNKGVIAKILPAEDMPFLEDGTPVDVVLNPLGVPGRMNVGQILETHLGWAAATGWQVDPSDPRAANLPDMVKEAPRWTKVATPVFDGAHEDELALVLESTLPTDDGFTLVGPDGKAALYDGRSGEPYPGRVTVGYIYILKLLHLVDDKIHARSTGPYSMITQQPLGGKAQFGGQRFGEMEVWALEAYGAAYALQELLTIKSDDVLGRVKVYEAIVKGENVPEPGIPESFKVLVKEMQSLCLNVEVLSSNGQAIELRDTDEDVFRTAEELGIDLSRPERSSVEEL; encoded by the coding sequence TTGGCCCCCACGCGTACGTCTAGCGTCACGCCGCTTTCCCCCGGTTTGCACCGGGCCTCCTTTGCCAAGATTCGCGAGCCATTGGCTGCGCCAGATCTGCTGAAGTTGCAGACCGCCAGTTTTGACTGGTTGCTTGGTGGAACTGAATGGCAGCAAGTGGTGCGTGAGGCCCTCGCCGCCGGTAACCACGAGATCCCGCAGGCTTCCGGCCTGACTGAGATCTTCGAGGAGATCAGCCCGATCGAGGATTTCGCCGGCGCCATGTCGCTGTCCTTCCGCGATCACCGCTTTGAGCCTCCCAAGTACACCGTTGAGCAGTGCAAGGACAAGGACTTCACCTACTCCGCACCGCTGTTCGTCACAGCTGAGTTCATGAACAACGAGACTGGTGAGATCAAGTCCCAGACCGTCTTCATGGGTGATTTCCCGCTGATGACCAACAAGGGCACTTTCATCATCAACGGCACCGAGCGTGTCGTGGTGTCGCAGTTGGTCCGCTCACCCGGCGTCTACTTCGATCGCTCGGTCGACAAGGCCACTGACAAGGATGTCTTTGCTTGCAAGATCATCCCCAGCCGTGGCGCCTGGCTCGAGTTTGAGATCGACAAGAAGGATCTCGTCGCCGTTCGCGTTGACCGCAAGCGCAAGCAGCCCGTCACGGTGCTCTTGAAGGCGCTGGGAATGAACACCGAGCAGATCATTGAGCGCTTCGGTAAGTACGAGACCTTCATGGCCACCCTTGAGAAGGATCACATCGCGACTCAGGAAGATGCCCTGCTTGACATCTACCGCAAGCTTCGTCCCGGCGAACCGCCAACTCTGGAGAACGCCCGCAACTTGCTCGACAATTTCTACTTCAACCCGAAGCGTTATGACCTCGCCAAGGTTGGCCGTTACAAGATCAACAAGAAGTTGGGTCTTGACCAGCCGCTCACACAGAGTGTTTTGACTCTTGAAGATGTCGTGCAGACCATCGAGTACCTCGTGCGCCTGCATGCAAGTGAGACGACCATCGAAGGCCCTCGTGGCGAAGTTCGCTGTGAGACCGACGACATCGATCACTTCGGCAACCGTCGCCTGCGCACCGTTGGCGAACTGATCCAGAATCAGATTCGCACGGGTCTTTCCCGCATGGAGCGCGTGGTGCGCGAGCGCATGACGACTCAGGACGTCGAGGCCATCACGCCGCAGACCCTGATCAACATTCGCCCAGTCGTTGCCTCGATCAAGGAGTTCTTCGGAACTTCGCAGTTGTCGCAGTTCATGGATCAGACCAACCCACTTGCCGGTCTGACCCACAAGCGTCGTCTGTCAGCACTTGGCCCCGGTGGTCTTTCGCGTGAGCGCGCAGGCTTCGAGGTCCGCGACGTTCACCCCTCGCACTACGGCCGCATGTGCCCGATTGAGACACCTGAAGGCCCGAACATCGGCCTGATCGGATCTCTGTCGACCTATGGCCGTGTCAACGCCTTCGGATTCATCGAGACCCCCTACCGCAAGGTCATCAACGGTCGCGTCAGTGACGATGTCGATTACCTGACTGCAGATGAAGAAGATCTGCACGTGGTGGCCCAGGCCAACACGACGATCGATGGCAACGGCAAGATGCTTGACGATCGTGTGCTTGTGCGTCGCAAGGGCGGCGAAGTCGACTACATCCTTCCTCAGGATGTCGATTACATGGATGTCTCACCGCGCCAGCTGTGGTCAGTCGCAACGGCGATGATTCCCTTCCTTGAGCATGACGATGCAAACCGCGCCCTGATGGGTTCGAACATGCAGCGTCAGGCAGTTCCGCTCCTTCGCTCGGAGGCCCCACTCGTGGGCACCGGCATGGAGTTCCGCGCCGCGTACGACGCCGGAGACATCGTCACTGCGCAGGCTGCCGGCGTGGTCACTGAAGTGTCTGCTGATTTGGTCACCGTTATGCAGGACGACGGCGAGTACATGACCTACCGCATCGAGAAGTTCCACCGTTCCAATCAGGGCACCTGCTTCAACCAGCGCCCGATTGTCAGTGCCAACGACCGCGTCGAAGTTGGTCAGGTGCTTGCTGATGGTCCTTCAACGGATCTTGGCGAAATGGCCCTTGGCAAGAACCTGCTCGTGGCATTCATGTCATGGGAAGGCCACAACTACGAGGACGCAATCATCCTCAACCAGCGTCTTGTGCAAGACGATGTGCTCTCCTCGATTCACATCGAAGAGCACGAAGTCGATGCTCGCGACACCAAGCTGGGCCCAGAGGAGATCACTCGCGACATCCCGAACGTTGCCGAAGAAGTGCTTGCCGATCTCGATGATCGCGGCATCATTCGCATCGGTGCCGATGTCGTTCCCGGTGACATCCTCGTTGGCAAGGTCACGCCAAAGGGCGAGACCGAGCTCACCCCAGAAGAGCGCCTGCTGCGCGCAATCTTCGGTGAGAAGGCTCGCGAAGTTCGCGACACCTCACTCAAGGTTCCGCACGGCGAGTCCGGCAAGGTCATTGGCGTTCGCGTCTTCGACCGCGAAGAGGGCGACGAGCTGCCACCAGGCGTCAACCGTCTGGTTCGCGTCTACATCGCTCAGAAGCGCAAGATCACTGAGGGCGACAAGCTTGCTGGCCGGCACGGCAACAAGGGCGTTATCGCCAAGATCCTGCCTGCTGAAGACATGCCCTTCCTTGAAGATGGCACGCCTGTTGATGTCGTCCTGAACCCGCTCGGTGTTCCTGGTCGTATGAACGTCGGTCAGATTCTCGAGACTCACTTGGGTTGGGCCGCGGCAACAGGTTGGCAGGTTGATCCTTCTGACCCACGTGCGGCGAACCTTCCTGACATGGTCAAGGAGGCTCCACGCTGGACCAAGGTGGCCACGCCAGTCTTCGACGGCGCTCACGAAGATGAGCTCGCGCTCGTGCTCGAGTCCACCCTGCCAACAGACGACGGGTTCACGCTCGTTGGTCCTGATGGCAAGGCGGCCTTGTATGACGGACGCAGCGGCGAGCCGTACCCAGGCCGGGTCACGGTTGGCTACATCTACATCCTCAAGCTCCTGCACCTGGTTGACGACAAGATCCACGCTCGCTCAACTGGTCCGTACTCGATGATCACTCAGCAGCCATTGGGCGGTAAGGCTCAGTTCGGTGGCCAGCGCTTTGGTGAGATGGAAGTGTGGGCACTTGAGGCCTATGGCGCTGCTTATGCGCTGCAGGAGTTGCTCACCATCAAGTCCGATGACGTGCTTGGTCGCGTCAAGGTCTACGAGGCAATCGTCAAGGGCGAGAACGTCCCTGAGCCGGGTATCCCTGAATCCTTCAAGGTGCTCGTCAAGGAGATGCAGTCGCTGTGTCTGAATGTCGAGGTGTTGTCCAGCAACGGGCAGGCCATTGAACTTCGTGACACCGATGAGGATGTCTTCCGCACCGCCGAGGAACTCGGCATTGACCTGTCACGCCCAGAGCGCAGCAGCGTTGAAGAGCTCTAG